Proteins encoded by one window of Cyclobacteriaceae bacterium:
- a CDS encoding OmpA family protein translates to MMVRVENLVKGLAVIVLLGVGSNVSAQAQLSTKSKKAIELYNEADNYRVRLQHAQAIDLLEQAIAKDKNFAEAYYRLGLVYMTIKNYPTAISNFEKGLSLTTDPRKQKVYWFDLGEANLITGKYDRAIQYLTDFINAEKQNLQKAERANQLLNNANFAKANAEVRSAYKLKPLSDTVNSFAMQYFPVLTADQQELIFTRRLGTGGEHDEDIVISKKDGKGNWMTPESISKNINSSLNEGTCTISADGRKLIFTSCVGRQSLGSCDLYESVKIGKEWTVPVNLGPMVNSTEWESQPALSADGRTLYYVSDRRGGYGRRDIWVSTLDEQGQWTKARNLGAPINSVHDEISPFIHANNKVLYFASKGHTGFGGYDIFYSERAGDLWSVPVNMGKPVNDYEDQFSFFITADGAKGYYSHEELVESGTKSKLYEIAIPPDQQVKSKSNYVRGTVKDKVKQSPLKARIELFNIETNQREALVESDSLTGEYLMVLTQGAEYALYVNKQGYLFTSSNFNYAETTDFEPIVMDFELEKAAKGSSVVLKNIFFDTDKYDLKDKSITELQKIIRFLNENPQIRIEIGGHTDNTGSPSYNHQLSEKRALSVYNYLVNNGVIKDKLSWKGYGQSNPKASNETESGRQENRRIEFQIK, encoded by the coding sequence ATGATGGTACGTGTAGAAAATCTGGTCAAGGGACTTGCGGTGATTGTTTTGCTGGGTGTTGGTTCAAATGTATCGGCTCAGGCGCAACTAAGTACAAAATCTAAAAAAGCAATTGAGTTGTATAACGAGGCCGACAATTACCGGGTTCGTCTTCAACATGCCCAGGCAATAGATTTGCTTGAACAAGCCATTGCCAAGGATAAAAATTTTGCTGAAGCCTATTACAGATTAGGCTTGGTTTACATGACCATAAAAAATTATCCTACTGCAATTTCAAATTTTGAAAAGGGATTGTCGCTGACTACTGATCCGCGGAAGCAAAAAGTGTATTGGTTTGATCTGGGGGAAGCAAATCTGATTACCGGTAAGTATGACCGCGCCATTCAATACCTGACCGATTTCATTAACGCAGAGAAACAAAATCTTCAAAAAGCAGAGCGAGCCAATCAATTACTGAACAATGCCAATTTTGCCAAAGCGAATGCTGAAGTCCGCTCGGCTTATAAGCTGAAACCATTGAGCGACACCGTGAACAGCTTTGCCATGCAGTATTTTCCGGTGCTTACAGCCGATCAGCAAGAATTGATTTTTACCAGAAGATTGGGAACGGGTGGTGAACACGATGAGGATATTGTGATTTCAAAGAAGGATGGAAAGGGTAATTGGATGACGCCTGAATCCATTTCAAAGAATATTAACTCTTCTTTAAATGAAGGAACCTGCACCATCTCGGCTGATGGCAGAAAATTGATTTTTACTTCTTGCGTGGGACGGCAAAGCCTGGGAAGCTGCGATTTATATGAAAGCGTAAAAATTGGAAAGGAATGGACGGTGCCTGTAAACCTGGGCCCCATGGTAAATTCAACCGAGTGGGAATCGCAACCCGCATTATCAGCCGATGGAAGGACACTCTACTATGTATCCGATAGGAGAGGCGGTTACGGCAGGCGCGACATATGGGTATCAACCTTGGATGAGCAAGGTCAGTGGACAAAAGCCAGAAATCTGGGTGCGCCCATCAATTCCGTGCATGATGAGATTTCTCCTTTTATCCATGCCAATAATAAGGTATTGTATTTCGCTTCAAAGGGGCATACCGGTTTTGGCGGGTATGATATTTTCTATTCAGAAAGAGCGGGTGATTTATGGTCGGTTCCGGTTAACATGGGAAAGCCGGTAAACGACTATGAAGATCAGTTTTCCTTTTTTATTACGGCAGATGGAGCCAAAGGGTATTACTCTCATGAAGAGTTGGTTGAATCAGGAACAAAAAGTAAGCTCTACGAAATTGCTATTCCTCCCGATCAGCAGGTGAAATCAAAAAGTAACTACGTGCGAGGCACGGTTAAGGATAAGGTGAAACAATCTCCGTTAAAAGCACGGATAGAGTTGTTTAACATAGAAACGAATCAGCGGGAAGCCTTGGTGGAGTCGGATTCGTTGACGGGAGAGTACCTGATGGTATTGACGCAAGGAGCAGAGTATGCTCTTTATGTTAACAAACAGGGTTATCTGTTCACCAGCTCAAATTTCAACTATGCAGAGACCACCGATTTCGAGCCTATTGTTATGGATTTCGAGCTGGAGAAAGCGGCAAAGGGCTCGTCTGTAGTGCTGAAAAACATCTTTTTCGATACCGATAAGTATGATCTGAAAGATAAATCAATAACCGAACTTCAAAAGATTATTCGGTTCCTGAATGAGAACCCCCAGATTCGCATTGAAATAGGCGGCCACACCGACAACACTGGCAGCCCTTCCTATAACCACCAACTCTCCGAAAAAAGGGCACTTTCTGTTTATAATTATCTGGTAAACAATGGAGTAATTAAGGATAAGCTATCCTGGAAAGGGTATGGCCAATCAAACCCTAAAGCTTCTAATGAGACCGAAAGCGGGCGGCAGGAGAACAGGCGAATTGAATTCCAAATAAAATAG
- a CDS encoding aminotransferase class IV — protein sequence MFRLIESIRLEDGECFNLHYHQQRMDQSVLSLSGTVNKIQLASVLQEHNLPATGKFKCRIVYSETGVAEMTITPYELRTITSLKIICDNTIDYSLKFEDRSSLNNLFAQRNDCDDILIVKNGFVTDASYSNVVFYDGLRWITPAQPLLKGIMRQFLLDSGVIHEDAILVDQIPLFKKVKLVNALLGFEGPELSVSQIVF from the coding sequence TCCACTACCATCAACAGCGTATGGACCAGTCGGTGTTATCGCTTTCGGGTACGGTGAATAAAATTCAGTTGGCATCTGTTCTTCAGGAACACAATTTACCGGCTACCGGAAAATTCAAGTGCCGGATTGTTTATTCAGAAACGGGTGTGGCTGAAATGACAATAACACCTTATGAACTCAGAACAATCACCTCACTTAAAATTATTTGTGATAACACAATAGATTATTCACTGAAATTCGAGGACCGCTCTTCTTTGAATAATCTTTTTGCTCAGCGAAACGATTGCGATGATATTCTGATTGTGAAAAATGGATTTGTTACGGATGCATCGTACAGCAATGTTGTGTTTTATGATGGATTGAGGTGGATTACGCCTGCGCAACCCTTATTGAAAGGCATCATGCGCCAATTTTTGCTGGACTCAGGTGTAATTCATGAAGATGCAATTCTGGTTGATCAAATTCCGTTGTTTAAGAAAGTGAAGTTGGTCAATGCCTTATTAGGTTTTGAGGGGCCGGAGCTTTCTGTATCACAGATTGTTTTTTAG